A section of the Flavobacterium sp. CG_23.5 genome encodes:
- the hemE gene encoding uroporphyrinogen decarboxylase yields the protein MIKNDLFLRALKGETVQRPPVWMMRQAGRYLPEFIALRDKYDFFTRCQTPELAAEITVQPIRRIAPDAAILFSDILVIPQAMGIDVEMKPNFGPYLPNPIRTIQDVEKVIVPDVHETLGYVFDAIKLTKEMLNDEVPLIGFAGSPWTIMCYAVEGKGSKSFDMAKGFCFQYPEAAHVLLQKITYTTILYLKEKVKAGVNAVQIFDSWGGMLSPVDYQEFSWKYINQIIEALADDAPVIVFGKGCWFALGEMGKSRASALGVDWTCSPKNARYLSGGNITLQGNFDPSRLLSPIPVIKKMVHEMIDEFGKDKYIVNLGHGILPNIPVDHAKAFIDAVKEYNM from the coding sequence ATGATCAAGAACGACTTATTTTTAAGAGCATTAAAAGGAGAAACAGTACAACGTCCGCCAGTTTGGATGATGCGTCAAGCAGGAAGATATTTGCCGGAATTCATCGCTTTGCGCGACAAATATGATTTTTTTACGCGTTGTCAAACGCCAGAATTAGCGGCTGAAATTACAGTTCAACCTATTCGCAGAATTGCTCCCGATGCAGCGATTTTGTTTTCGGATATCTTGGTGATTCCTCAAGCAATGGGAATTGATGTTGAGATGAAACCTAATTTTGGTCCGTATTTACCAAATCCTATTCGTACGATTCAGGATGTGGAGAAAGTAATCGTTCCAGATGTCCACGAAACTTTAGGATACGTTTTTGACGCTATCAAATTGACTAAAGAAATGTTGAACGATGAGGTGCCATTAATTGGTTTCGCAGGTTCTCCTTGGACAATTATGTGTTATGCAGTGGAAGGGAAAGGTTCGAAAAGTTTTGATATGGCTAAGGGATTTTGTTTCCAATATCCAGAAGCAGCACACGTTTTATTGCAAAAAATCACCTATACTACCATTTTATACCTAAAAGAAAAAGTAAAAGCAGGAGTAAACGCCGTTCAAATTTTTGACTCTTGGGGCGGAATGTTATCCCCAGTTGATTATCAAGAATTCTCTTGGAAATACATCAATCAAATCATTGAAGCATTAGCTGATGATGCACCGGTAATCGTTTTCGGAAAAGGATGTTGGTTCGCATTAGGCGAAATGGGAAAAAGTAGAGCTTCAGCATTAGGAGTAGATTGGACTTGTTCTCCAAAAAACGCGAGATACTTGTCTGGCGGAAATATTACGTTACAAGGAAATTTTGATCCATCAAGATTGTTGTCGCCAATTCCGGTAATCAAGAAAATGGTACACGAAATGATTGACGAATTCGGAAAAGACAAATACATCGTGAATTTAGGTCACGGAATTTTACCAAATATCCCCGTGGATCACGCCAAAGCGTTTATTGATGCGGTTAAGGAGTATAATATGTAA